A single region of the Polymorphum gilvum SL003B-26A1 genome encodes:
- a CDS encoding PhoH family protein: MTHLVLAFEDNRLIGDLFGQFDQNLALIEQRLGVDAMARGNQVTLKGKHRQCEQARHALEALYQRLQQGHEIHPADVDGALRMAAAAEAQLPLPTLEPRSRLAFAQIATRRKTLVARTAAQDAYIRSMDRADLVFGTGPAGTGKTFLAVAYAAALLERGDAARLILSRPAVEAGERLGFLPGDMKEKVDPYLRPLYDGLYEMMSPEKVDRGLQSGMIEVAPLAFMRGRTLSNAVILLDEAQNTTTMQMKMFLTRLGENSKMIVTGDPSQVDLPPGQKSGLREALGLLREIEGVAHVEFTEADVVRHELVGRIVKAYDDASREALQARERRLEASGEPE, encoded by the coding sequence ATGACCCATCTCGTCCTTGCTTTCGAAGACAACCGGCTGATCGGCGACCTCTTCGGCCAGTTCGACCAGAACCTTGCCCTGATCGAGCAGAGGCTCGGCGTCGACGCCATGGCCCGCGGCAATCAGGTGACGCTGAAAGGCAAGCATCGTCAGTGCGAGCAGGCGCGCCACGCGCTGGAGGCGCTCTACCAGAGGCTGCAACAGGGTCACGAGATCCATCCGGCCGATGTCGATGGCGCCTTGCGCATGGCCGCCGCCGCCGAGGCGCAGCTGCCCCTGCCCACCCTCGAACCGCGCTCGCGCCTCGCCTTCGCCCAGATCGCGACCCGTCGCAAGACACTGGTCGCCCGGACCGCCGCGCAGGACGCCTATATCCGCTCCATGGACCGGGCGGACCTCGTGTTCGGCACCGGCCCGGCCGGCACCGGCAAGACCTTTCTCGCCGTTGCCTATGCGGCCGCGCTGCTGGAACGCGGCGACGCCGCCCGACTGATCCTGTCACGGCCGGCCGTCGAGGCCGGCGAAAGGCTCGGCTTCCTGCCCGGCGATATGAAGGAAAAGGTCGACCCGTACCTGCGCCCGCTCTATGACGGCCTCTACGAGATGATGTCGCCCGAGAAGGTCGACCGCGGTCTGCAGTCGGGCATGATCGAGGTCGCTCCGCTTGCCTTCATGCGCGGGCGAACGCTGTCCAACGCGGTGATTCTGCTCGACGAGGCGCAGAACACCACCACCATGCAGATGAAGATGTTCCTCACCCGGCTGGGTGAGAATTCCAAGATGATCGTCACGGGCGATCCGAGCCAGGTGGACCTGCCGCCGGGCCAGAAGTCCGGTCTGCGCGAGGCGCTTGGCCTGCTGCGCGAGATCGAGGGCGTCGCGCACGTTGAGTTCACCGAGGCCGATGTCGTGCGTCACGAACTGGTCGGGCGAATCGTCAAGGCTTATGACGACGCAAGCCGCGAGGCGCTGCAGGCGCGGGAGCGCCGACTGGAAGCATCAGGCGAGCCGGAATGA
- a CDS encoding NifU family protein, producing the protein MFIQTEATPNPATLKFLPGRVVLADGTYDFRSSDEAGASPLAEKLFAVPGVVAVFFGHDFITVTKDDTDWQHMKPAILGAIMEQFMSGTPVMRSAAVQAGGEDEFFDSDDEETVTVIKDLLETRVRPAVAQDGGDITFKGFKEGVVYLSMRGACAGCPSSTATLQHGIQNLLRHFVPEVEEVRAI; encoded by the coding sequence ATGTTCATCCAGACCGAGGCGACGCCGAACCCGGCGACCCTGAAATTCCTGCCCGGACGGGTCGTCCTTGCGGACGGCACCTATGATTTCCGCAGCTCCGACGAGGCCGGCGCGTCGCCGCTTGCCGAGAAGCTGTTCGCGGTGCCGGGGGTCGTGGCCGTGTTCTTCGGCCATGATTTCATCACGGTGACCAAGGACGACACCGACTGGCAGCACATGAAGCCCGCGATCCTCGGAGCGATCATGGAGCAGTTCATGTCTGGCACTCCGGTCATGCGCAGCGCTGCCGTCCAGGCCGGGGGGGAGGACGAGTTCTTCGACAGCGATGACGAAGAGACGGTGACGGTGATCAAGGACCTGCTCGAAACCCGCGTGCGCCCGGCAGTTGCGCAGGACGGCGGCGACATCACCTTCAAGGGCTTCAAGGAAGGTGTGGTCTATCTGTCGATGCGCGGCGCCTGCGCCGGCTGCCCGTCGTCGACGGCAACGCTCCAGCACGGCATCCAGAACCTGCTGCGCCACTTCGTGCCGGAAGTCGAGGAAGTCCGCGCGATCTGA
- the miaB gene encoding tRNA (N6-isopentenyl adenosine(37)-C2)-methylthiotransferase MiaB — MTSRSTNNKILPAGEIAGGAAGRKVFVRTYGCQMNVYDSGRMAEVLAPQGYSQTETLEDADLVILNTCHIREKAAEKVYSELGRLRKIKDERARAGKPTLIGVAGCVAQAEGEEISRRAPVVDLVFGPQSYHRLPDLLVRAAGGAKVVETEFDIDEKFEHLAEQSKRMPLARAASAFLTVQEGCDKFCTFCVVPYTRGAEVSRPLGQILQEAEGLAAAGVREITLLGQNVNAWHGEGPDGRPWGLGRLLRRLAEVDGLDRLRYTTSHPRDMDDELIAAHRDMPELMPYLHLPVQSGSDRILAAMNRKHGRDDYFRLVDRIREASPGLALSGDFIVGFPGETDADFADTMDLVRRVGYASCFSFKYSQRPGTPGAAMADQLPEAVKSTRLAELQTLLSDQQRAFNASRLGITCDVLLEKKGRQAGQLTGKSPWLQAVQVDAPDALIGTIQPVEIVDIGANSLFGRLAGGQYGSISPVDGSRQEAAF; from the coding sequence ATGACGAGTCGTTCCACGAACAATAAGATCCTGCCGGCTGGCGAGATCGCCGGGGGGGCTGCTGGCCGGAAGGTGTTTGTACGCACCTATGGCTGCCAGATGAATGTCTATGACAGCGGTCGCATGGCCGAGGTGCTCGCGCCGCAGGGCTACAGCCAGACCGAGACTCTGGAAGATGCCGATCTCGTCATCCTCAACACCTGCCACATCCGAGAGAAGGCGGCGGAGAAGGTCTATTCCGAGCTCGGCCGCCTGCGCAAGATCAAGGACGAACGTGCCCGCGCCGGCAAGCCGACGTTGATCGGCGTCGCCGGCTGCGTCGCCCAGGCCGAGGGCGAGGAGATTTCCCGTCGCGCACCCGTGGTCGACCTGGTGTTCGGTCCGCAGAGCTATCATCGCCTGCCGGATCTCCTGGTCCGGGCGGCCGGCGGCGCCAAGGTGGTCGAGACCGAGTTCGACATCGACGAGAAGTTCGAACACCTGGCGGAACAGTCCAAGCGGATGCCGCTGGCGCGGGCGGCGTCGGCGTTCCTGACCGTGCAGGAAGGCTGTGACAAGTTCTGCACCTTCTGCGTCGTCCCCTACACCCGCGGCGCCGAGGTGTCCCGTCCGCTCGGCCAGATCCTGCAGGAAGCGGAAGGCCTGGCTGCCGCCGGCGTGCGCGAGATCACCCTGCTCGGCCAGAACGTCAACGCCTGGCACGGAGAGGGGCCGGACGGCAGGCCGTGGGGCCTCGGCCGCCTGCTGCGCCGGCTGGCCGAGGTCGACGGCCTCGACCGTCTTCGCTACACCACCAGCCATCCGCGCGACATGGACGACGAGTTGATCGCGGCCCATCGCGACATGCCCGAACTGATGCCCTACCTGCATCTGCCGGTGCAATCGGGGTCCGACCGCATTCTTGCCGCGATGAACCGCAAGCACGGCCGGGATGACTATTTCCGCCTGGTCGACCGCATCCGCGAGGCCTCGCCCGGGCTCGCCCTGTCGGGCGACTTCATCGTCGGCTTCCCCGGCGAGACGGATGCCGATTTCGCCGACACGATGGATCTGGTGCGGCGCGTCGGCTATGCCTCGTGCTTCTCGTTCAAGTACAGCCAGCGGCCCGGCACGCCGGGAGCAGCCATGGCGGACCAGCTGCCTGAGGCGGTCAAGAGCACGCGCCTCGCCGAACTGCAGACGCTGCTGTCGGACCAGCAGAGAGCCTTCAACGCCTCGCGTCTCGGCATCACCTGCGACGTGCTGCTGGAGAAGAAGGGCCGCCAGGCAGGCCAGCTGACCGGCAAGTCGCCCTGGCTGCAGGCGGTCCAGGTCGATGCGCCCGATGCCCTGATCGGCACCATCCAGCCGGTCGAAATTGTTGACATCGGTGCCAATTCGCTGTTCGGACGGCTCGCTGGCGGGCAGTATGGAAGCATATCTCCGGTTGATGGCTCCAGACAGGAGGCCGCCTTTTGA
- the ybeY gene encoding rRNA maturation RNase YbeY has product MIGISATPVGALPEDLQIDLAVEAGDWPDGARLEDLTRAAVAAAFRNAPLRTLPGSELSLVFLDDDGIRALNRSWRNKDKPTNVLSFSGGDAVGGRYGPMLGDIVLSSDTLAREAKEQGISFCDHFSHLVVHGLLHLFGYDHQIEAEAEIMEGLERRILADLGIADPYAGDPLTADKD; this is encoded by the coding sequence ATGATCGGGATCTCGGCCACGCCGGTGGGCGCCCTGCCGGAGGACCTGCAGATCGACCTGGCCGTCGAGGCCGGCGACTGGCCGGACGGAGCCCGGCTCGAGGACCTGACCCGGGCGGCGGTCGCAGCCGCATTCCGCAATGCGCCGCTGCGGACGCTGCCAGGGTCCGAGCTGTCCCTGGTGTTCCTGGACGACGACGGCATCCGCGCGCTGAACCGGTCCTGGCGCAACAAGGACAAGCCCACCAACGTCCTGTCGTTCTCCGGCGGCGATGCGGTCGGCGGTCGCTACGGTCCGATGCTCGGCGACATCGTGTTGTCGTCCGACACGCTGGCACGCGAGGCGAAAGAGCAGGGTATTTCCTTTTGTGATCATTTTTCGCATCTCGTTGTTCACGGACTTCTTCATCTTTTCGGTTATGATCACCAGATTGAGGCCGAAGCGGAGATCATGGAGGGGCTGGAAAGACGCATTCTGGCGGATCTGGGGATTGCAGATCCCTATGCCGGCGACCCCTTGACCGCGGACAAGGACTAG
- the tsaB gene encoding tRNA (adenosine(37)-N6)-threonylcarbamoyltransferase complex dimerization subunit type 1 TsaB: MRVLAIDTALANCAAAVLGGSAPLVSRSETIGRGHAERLMTMIGDVMAESSTAFSDLDRIVVTTGPGSFTGLRVGLSVARGFGLVLGKPVIGITTLAAIAAGLAAEAYGRPLVVALEARNGEAYVQAFNAAGQPADEPAVRQIADLAASLPDGACLAGSAARDVAVSAGLSDDRVLSDCAFADIGVVARLGQAAEPGSAPVPLYLRAPDARPQVKGRIERL; this comes from the coding sequence ATGCGCGTCCTTGCGATCGACACCGCCCTAGCCAATTGCGCCGCAGCCGTCCTCGGCGGCAGCGCGCCTCTCGTCTCCCGCAGCGAGACGATCGGCCGCGGCCATGCCGAACGGCTGATGACGATGATCGGCGACGTCATGGCGGAATCCTCCACCGCCTTCTCGGACCTCGACCGGATCGTCGTCACCACCGGTCCAGGCAGCTTCACCGGCCTGCGGGTCGGCCTGTCGGTGGCGCGCGGCTTCGGCCTGGTGCTCGGGAAGCCGGTCATCGGCATCACCACACTGGCGGCGATCGCGGCCGGACTCGCCGCCGAGGCATACGGTCGGCCGCTCGTCGTCGCGTTGGAGGCGCGCAACGGCGAGGCCTATGTCCAGGCATTCAATGCAGCCGGACAGCCCGCGGACGAGCCGGCGGTGCGACAGATTGCGGACCTGGCCGCCAGCCTGCCGGACGGTGCCTGCCTCGCCGGTTCTGCAGCGCGGGACGTTGCGGTGTCGGCCGGCCTGTCGGACGACCGCGTGCTGTCCGACTGCGCCTTTGCGGACATCGGCGTCGTCGCCCGACTGGGCCAGGCCGCCGAGCCGGGCAGCGCGCCGGTACCACTCTATCTGCGTGCCCCGGATGCCAGGCCGCAGGTCAAGGGAAGGATCGAGCGACTATGA
- a CDS encoding Fur family transcriptional regulator, which yields MADDRQSTLADLCIAKGMRMTEQRRIIASVIEQASDRHPDVEELYRRAAAIDSRISISTVYRTVKLFEDAGIIERHDFRDGRSRYETVPDEHHDHLIDLRTGKVIEFRNEDIEALQELIAKRLGYRLVDHRLELYGVPLADARPDAGDDAD from the coding sequence ATGGCAGACGACCGGCAGTCGACGCTCGCGGACCTGTGCATCGCCAAAGGCATGCGCATGACCGAACAGCGGCGCATCATCGCCTCGGTCATCGAACAGGCCTCGGATCGCCACCCCGATGTCGAGGAGCTGTACCGGCGCGCCGCCGCCATCGACTCGCGCATCTCGATCTCGACCGTCTACCGAACCGTTAAGCTGTTCGAGGACGCCGGGATCATCGAGCGCCACGACTTCCGGGATGGTCGGTCGCGCTACGAGACCGTGCCGGACGAACATCACGACCACCTGATCGACCTGCGCACCGGCAAGGTGATCGAGTTCCGCAACGAGGACATCGAGGCGCTGCAGGAGTTGATCGCCAAGCGGCTCGGCTACCGGCTGGTCGACCACCGGCTCGAGCTCTACGGTGTGCCGCTCGCCGACGCGCGGCCGGATGCCGGCGATGATGCAGATTAG
- the metK gene encoding methionine adenosyltransferase, with translation MARQDYLFTSESVSEGHPDKVCDRISDAVVDAYLKEMPEARVACETLATTNRIVIAGETRGPATITKDYVAHLARLAVKDIGYEQDGFHWERCDIAVHLHGQSEHIAQGVDAAENKDEGAGDQGIMFGYACRETPDLMPAPIFYAHKILRVLADARKSGREPALGPDAKSQVTVRYKDGKPVGVTSIVLSTQHLDASLTSHDVRAIVEPYIRAALPAGWVDAGTDWHVNPTGAFVIGGPDGDAGLTGRKIIVDTYGGAAPHGGGAFSGKDPTKVDRSAAYAARYLAKNVVAADLADRCTIQLSYAIGVSEPLSVYVDLHGTGRCDEAKLEKGLREVMNLTPRGIRQHLKLNAPIYERTSAYGHFGREPEADGGFSWEKIDLVHALRDVVA, from the coding sequence ATGGCCCGTCAGGACTATCTCTTCACCTCCGAGTCCGTCTCGGAAGGGCACCCCGATAAGGTGTGCGACCGGATCTCCGATGCCGTCGTCGACGCCTATCTCAAGGAAATGCCCGAAGCCCGTGTCGCCTGCGAAACGCTGGCGACCACCAACCGGATCGTGATCGCGGGCGAAACCCGAGGACCGGCCACCATCACCAAGGACTACGTGGCGCATCTCGCGCGCCTCGCGGTGAAGGACATCGGCTACGAACAGGACGGCTTCCATTGGGAAAGGTGCGACATCGCCGTGCATCTGCACGGACAGTCGGAGCACATCGCCCAAGGTGTTGACGCCGCCGAGAACAAGGATGAAGGTGCGGGCGACCAGGGCATCATGTTCGGCTATGCCTGCCGCGAGACGCCGGACCTGATGCCGGCGCCCATCTTCTATGCCCACAAGATCCTGCGGGTGCTGGCCGATGCCCGCAAGTCAGGCCGCGAGCCGGCGCTGGGCCCCGACGCGAAGAGCCAGGTGACGGTCCGTTACAAGGACGGCAAGCCGGTCGGGGTGACCTCCATCGTTCTGTCGACCCAGCATCTCGACGCGTCCCTTACCTCCCACGACGTGCGCGCCATCGTGGAACCCTATATCCGCGCCGCGCTGCCGGCCGGCTGGGTCGACGCCGGCACCGACTGGCATGTCAATCCGACCGGCGCCTTTGTCATCGGCGGACCGGACGGTGACGCCGGTCTGACCGGGCGCAAGATCATCGTCGACACCTACGGTGGGGCCGCCCCGCACGGCGGCGGCGCCTTCTCCGGCAAGGACCCGACCAAGGTCGACCGGTCGGCCGCCTATGCCGCGCGCTACCTGGCCAAGAACGTGGTCGCCGCGGACCTTGCGGATCGCTGCACCATCCAACTTTCCTACGCCATCGGCGTGTCCGAACCGTTGTCGGTCTATGTCGACCTGCACGGCACCGGCCGCTGCGATGAGGCGAAGCTGGAGAAGGGCCTGCGCGAGGTCATGAACCTGACCCCGCGCGGCATCCGCCAGCACCTCAAGCTGAACGCGCCGATCTACGAGCGTACGTCGGCCTAT
- a CDS encoding helix-turn-helix domain-containing protein, whose product MASKKAPNPIDIHVGSRVRLRRMMLGMSQEKLGESLGITFQQIQKYEKGTNRIGASRLQHIATILKVPVAFFFEDAPGSPEEAEGFGEAQPTSYVVDFLSSSEGLSLNKAFVRIEDPKVRRRIVDLVRALAGDDA is encoded by the coding sequence ATGGCCAGTAAAAAGGCACCCAATCCCATCGATATCCATGTGGGCAGTCGCGTCCGGCTGCGCCGCATGATGCTGGGTATGAGCCAGGAGAAGCTCGGAGAAAGCCTCGGCATCACGTTCCAGCAAATCCAAAAATACGAAAAAGGCACCAATCGCATCGGCGCGAGTCGGTTGCAGCATATCGCGACCATTCTGAAGGTTCCGGTCGCCTTCTTTTTCGAGGACGCTCCGGGTTCTCCCGAGGAGGCGGAAGGTTTCGGGGAGGCGCAGCCGACATCCTATGTGGTCGACTTCCTGTCGTCCTCAGAAGGCCTGTCCCTCAACAAGGCCTTCGTGCGGATCGAAGACCCGAAGGTCCGCCGCCGGATCGTCGACCTAGTCCGCGCGCTGGCCGGCGACGACGCTTGA
- the rimI gene encoding ribosomal protein S18-alanine N-acetyltransferase: MSFWWFWSAPPVVEPALDEDLPRLAEIHARSFSHPWDADELARLRGQRGASVLLARRASPYGSRTPLGLLILRMAADEAEVLTLAVDPRHRGRGIGKRLMQEGMFRLYGDRCKSLFLEVDAANEAALLLYRSLGFQQVGERKGYYRASEAEGTALVMRVDLR; encoded by the coding sequence ATGAGCTTCTGGTGGTTCTGGTCCGCGCCGCCGGTCGTCGAGCCGGCGCTCGATGAAGACCTTCCGAGACTGGCGGAAATCCACGCGCGATCGTTCTCCCATCCCTGGGATGCGGACGAACTCGCGCGCCTGCGCGGACAGCGCGGCGCAAGCGTGCTCCTTGCCAGGCGTGCCAGTCCCTACGGCTCCCGCACGCCGCTCGGCCTGCTGATCCTGCGCATGGCGGCCGACGAGGCGGAGGTTCTGACGCTGGCCGTCGATCCGCGTCATCGCGGGCGCGGGATCGGCAAGCGGCTGATGCAGGAAGGCATGTTCCGCCTGTACGGCGACCGCTGCAAGAGCCTGTTCCTCGAGGTCGACGCCGCCAATGAGGCGGCTCTGCTGCTCTACCGCTCGCTCGGCTTCCAGCAGGTCGGCGAGCGCAAGGGATACTACCGGGCCAGCGAGGCGGAAGGCACCGCGCTTGTCATGCGGGTCGATCTTCGCTAA
- a CDS encoding lysophospholipid acyltransferase family protein, with protein MMQIRAVLVMLLLTLVSLVLIPVQWLALKADWPIKRDLPLLWHRIATRLVGIRIRQIGAPATSRPLLIAANHASWVDIAVLGSLMPLSFIAKSEVASWPVFGLFAKLQRSVFVDRARRNHTGKVADKIAERITDGDVMVLFAEGTSNDGNGVLPFRSALLGAATRALADGHTVCVQPLSIAYTALQGLPMGRQFRPHVAWYGDMELAGHLWGVFCDGALDVTVTWGHPVSVDPDLDRKALTGRLEREVREMTVAALTGRPWPEPERAREPEGA; from the coding sequence ATGATGCAGATTAGGGCCGTTCTGGTCATGCTCCTGCTGACCCTTGTGTCCCTGGTCCTCATCCCGGTCCAGTGGCTGGCGCTCAAGGCGGACTGGCCGATCAAGCGAGACCTTCCTCTGCTGTGGCACCGGATCGCGACGCGCCTGGTCGGCATCAGGATCCGGCAGATCGGCGCGCCGGCAACGAGCCGACCGTTGTTGATCGCCGCCAATCACGCCTCCTGGGTCGATATCGCCGTGCTCGGCTCCCTGATGCCGCTGTCCTTCATCGCTAAGTCGGAGGTCGCGAGTTGGCCGGTGTTCGGGCTGTTCGCCAAGCTGCAGCGATCGGTTTTCGTCGACCGCGCGCGACGCAACCACACCGGCAAGGTTGCAGACAAGATCGCTGAGCGGATCACCGACGGCGACGTCATGGTGCTGTTCGCCGAGGGCACCTCCAATGACGGCAACGGCGTGCTGCCGTTCCGCTCCGCCCTGCTCGGCGCGGCGACCAGAGCTTTGGCGGACGGCCACACGGTCTGCGTTCAGCCACTGTCGATCGCCTATACTGCTCTACAGGGCTTGCCCATGGGGCGCCAGTTCCGCCCGCATGTCGCCTGGTACGGCGACATGGAACTGGCCGGCCACCTGTGGGGCGTGTTCTGCGACGGTGCCCTTGACGTCACCGTCACCTGGGGCCATCCGGTCAGCGTCGACCCCGACCTCGACCGCAAGGCCCTGACCGGACGTCTGGAGCGGGAAGTGCGGGAAATGACCGTCGCCGCCCTGACCGGCCGGCCGTGGCCCGAACCGGAGCGGGCCCGCGAGCCGGAAGGGGCGTGA
- a CDS encoding transporter associated domain-containing protein — protein sequence MTVSEPRSNDTPVPQAEAMPAQDTVEPRQPEPQSTGRLRTFIDRLARLRRSGGGSLRENLQDELSRDTGADAAFSPEERMLLGNILRLRELRVDDVMIPRADIDAVDDTITLGRLMEVFQDNGHSRMPVYHETLDDPRGMVHIKDLMAFIAARARASGSGNGETRPEAAGAVRNVALDLSQVDLTLSLAQTDLLRPLLFVPPSMPATDLMAKMQASRVQMALVIDEYGGTDGLVSLEDLVETVVGDIEDEHDEDEEAMLTPAGDGIWIADPRMPLEDLEQELGAGLTIGDVAEEVDTLGGLLFTLVGRVPVRGELIAARQVPGYEFEVLDADPRRIKRLRIRRRRAEPRAADQRRRPKRPGEAADEHVS from the coding sequence ATGACGGTTTCTGAACCCCGAAGTAACGACACCCCCGTTCCCCAGGCCGAAGCAATGCCTGCCCAGGACACGGTGGAGCCCCGACAGCCCGAGCCCCAGTCGACGGGGCGATTGCGGACCTTTATCGACCGTCTGGCAAGGCTGCGTCGAAGCGGTGGTGGAAGTCTGCGGGAAAACCTCCAGGACGAATTGAGCCGGGATACCGGCGCCGACGCCGCCTTTTCCCCGGAAGAGCGCATGCTGCTCGGCAACATCCTGCGGCTGCGAGAACTGCGTGTCGACGACGTCATGATTCCGCGCGCGGACATCGACGCCGTCGACGACACGATCACGCTCGGCCGCCTGATGGAGGTGTTCCAGGACAACGGCCATTCGCGCATGCCGGTCTACCACGAGACCCTCGACGACCCGCGCGGCATGGTCCACATCAAGGACCTGATGGCGTTCATTGCGGCACGGGCACGGGCAAGCGGATCCGGCAACGGCGAGACCCGGCCGGAGGCCGCGGGTGCTGTGCGCAATGTCGCTCTCGACCTGTCCCAGGTCGACCTTACCCTGTCGCTTGCCCAGACCGACCTGCTCCGGCCGCTGCTGTTCGTGCCGCCGTCGATGCCGGCGACCGACCTGATGGCGAAGATGCAGGCGAGCCGCGTCCAGATGGCGCTGGTGATCGACGAATATGGCGGCACCGACGGCCTAGTGTCGCTGGAAGACCTCGTCGAGACCGTCGTCGGCGATATCGAAGACGAGCACGACGAGGACGAGGAGGCCATGCTGACGCCGGCCGGGGACGGCATCTGGATCGCCGATCCGCGCATGCCCCTGGAGGATCTCGAACAGGAACTGGGCGCGGGCTTGACCATCGGCGATGTCGCCGAGGAAGTCGATACGCTCGGCGGCCTTTTGTTCACCCTGGTCGGGCGAGTGCCTGTGCGCGGCGAGCTGATCGCCGCCAGGCAGGTGCCGGGCTACGAGTTCGAGGTTCTTGACGCCGACCCGCGACGCATCAAGCGGTTGCGGATCCGGCGGCGGCGTGCCGAGCCGCGCGCCGCCGATCAGCGCCGTCGCCCCAAACGACCAGGCGAAGCGGCTGACGAACATGTCTCCTAG
- the lnt gene encoding apolipoprotein N-acyltransferase, with the protein MLSRFSTLGSLPNVFLLAYGWRRWGLAFGSGAVSALALPPFGYLPLLLFTLPAIVWLLDGACGSDGLAQRRRRLSAGFGIGWWFGFGYFLVGLWWIGSAFLVEADKFAWMMPFAVTLLPAGLALFHGTAVALAARFWPEGWSRVLLLAGSLSVADWLRGHVLTGFPWNAFGYVLSDSLVLVQSASLIGIYGLGAVVLAVFASPAVLVDGRPGTARAVLGGAGFVLAAMAAFGTYRLHGTAGLVDPTTSVRVIQPSIAQSEKWRPENRVSIFGSYLDLSARSRPETGSAASRKVLVWPESAFPFLLTQEPDALSAIETLLEPDSTLITGAIRAERNLDGVNYYNSIYVISDDGVILDAYDKVRLVPFGEYLPLNDLLSRIGLARLVNAPGAFRAGYRHILMETAGIPSFLPLICYEVIFPQVPGLLPERPSWILNLTNDAWFGVSSGPYQHAAQARLRAIEQGLPLVRSANTGISVVFDSFGRTVAALQPFVVGIIDAQLPAALPPTPYATFGDVLYFGILCIFIIFLTLDRMTQRSRNN; encoded by the coding sequence ATGCTGTCGCGCTTTTCCACCTTGGGCAGCCTGCCCAACGTCTTTCTGCTCGCCTACGGCTGGCGCCGATGGGGGCTGGCCTTCGGTTCGGGCGCGGTGTCGGCTCTCGCCCTGCCGCCGTTCGGCTACCTGCCCCTGCTCCTGTTCACCTTGCCCGCCATCGTCTGGCTGCTCGACGGCGCCTGCGGTTCGGACGGGCTCGCCCAGCGACGCCGGCGGCTGTCGGCCGGCTTCGGGATCGGCTGGTGGTTCGGCTTCGGCTATTTCCTCGTCGGCCTATGGTGGATCGGCAGCGCGTTCCTGGTCGAGGCGGACAAGTTCGCCTGGATGATGCCCTTCGCGGTGACGCTGCTTCCGGCCGGCCTGGCCCTGTTCCACGGCACGGCGGTCGCACTCGCCGCCCGTTTCTGGCCCGAAGGCTGGAGCCGCGTCCTGCTGCTTGCCGGCAGCCTTTCCGTCGCCGACTGGCTGCGCGGCCATGTCCTGACCGGCTTTCCGTGGAACGCCTTCGGCTACGTTCTTTCAGACAGCCTTGTGCTGGTCCAGTCCGCCAGCCTGATTGGCATTTACGGGCTGGGGGCGGTAGTCCTGGCCGTGTTCGCGAGTCCCGCCGTCCTTGTCGACGGACGCCCCGGTACGGCGCGAGCCGTGCTTGGCGGCGCCGGGTTTGTCCTGGCAGCCATGGCCGCCTTCGGCACGTATCGGTTGCACGGCACGGCCGGCCTCGTGGATCCGACAACCAGCGTTCGGGTGATACAACCATCTATCGCGCAAAGCGAGAAATGGCGCCCCGAGAACAGGGTTTCCATATTCGGAAGCTATTTGGACCTGAGCGCCAGGAGCCGTCCGGAGACCGGCAGCGCCGCGTCACGAAAGGTGCTGGTGTGGCCTGAATCGGCGTTTCCCTTCTTGCTGACGCAGGAACCCGACGCTCTTTCTGCAATCGAAACCCTTCTTGAGCCGGATTCTACATTGATAACAGGGGCGATCCGCGCTGAAAGAAATCTCGATGGCGTTAATTACTATAACAGCATCTACGTCATTTCAGACGATGGCGTCATCCTCGATGCCTACGACAAGGTGCGGCTGGTCCCGTTCGGGGAGTATCTGCCCCTCAACGACCTGCTTAGCCGTATCGGCCTTGCGAGATTGGTAAATGCGCCGGGCGCGTTTCGCGCCGGTTACCGCCATATCCTGATGGAAACAGCAGGAATTCCCTCATTCCTGCCGCTCATTTGCTACGAGGTGATCTTTCCGCAGGTGCCGGGCCTTTTGCCGGAGCGGCCGAGCTGGATCCTCAACCTCACCAACGACGCGTGGTTCGGCGTTTCCTCCGGCCCCTACCAGCATGCGGCCCAGGCCCGCCTGCGCGCGATCGAGCAGGGATTGCCGTTGGTTCGTTCCGCAAATACCGGCATTTCGGTGGTTTTCGACAGTTTCGGGCGCACCGTTGCGGCGCTTCAGCCATTCGTTGTCGGCATTATCGATGCCCAGCTGCCGGCGGCCCTGCCGCCGACCCCTTACGCGACATTCGGCGACGTCCTATACTTCGGTATATTATGTATATTTATTATATTTTTAACTTTGGATCGCATGACGCAGCGTTCGCGCAATAATTGA